In the genome of Ensifer adhaerens, one region contains:
- a CDS encoding Peroxiredoxin: protein MTIEAGSQIPDVTLMERTPDGPAKISSKEFFDGKRVVIFGVPGAFTPTCSLNHLPGYLENREALLAKGVDDIAVISVNDHHVMNAWAKATGAEGKIRFLADWDASFAKATGLAKDLSAGGLGVRSTRFSMLVENGVVKFVEVEENPGQATVSSAEAMLERL from the coding sequence ATGACCATCGAAGCAGGCAGCCAGATTCCCGACGTCACCCTGATGGAGCGTACGCCGGACGGACCGGCGAAAATCTCCTCCAAGGAGTTCTTTGACGGCAAGCGCGTCGTGATCTTCGGCGTACCCGGCGCCTTCACGCCGACCTGCTCGCTTAATCACCTGCCGGGCTATCTGGAGAACCGCGAGGCGCTTCTCGCCAAGGGCGTGGATGATATCGCCGTCATCTCCGTGAACGATCACCATGTCATGAACGCCTGGGCCAAGGCCACCGGCGCGGAAGGCAAGATCCGCTTCCTCGCAGACTGGGACGCCTCCTTTGCCAAGGCCACAGGACTTGCAAAGGACCTGAGCGCCGGCGGTCTCGGCGTTCGCTCCACGCGTTTTTCCATGCTGGTCGAAAATGGCGTGGTGAAGTTCGTTGAAGTCGAGGAGAACCCGGGTCAGGCGACGGTGTCGTCGGCCGAGGCGATGCTCGAGCGGCTGTAA
- a CDS encoding ribosomal-protein-alanine N-acetyltransferase, with translation MFRFLTRQNGAVKLSDGRHLLRMPRYADFDEWWALRRESRSFLQPWEPTWSADDLTERSFRARVNRYEQEYSAGTAITLFIFGESDELMGGITIGNIRRGASQSCMIGYWMGERFSGQGHMKAALKLTVHHIFDRLQLHRIEAACIPENHRSIGLLESTGFRREGMLRDYLKIDGRWRDHVLLARLVTDDIGKDLIDDSGLYRANSHA, from the coding sequence ATGTTCCGTTTTCTCACGCGCCAGAACGGCGCGGTGAAGCTGAGCGACGGCAGGCATCTGCTGCGCATGCCACGCTATGCCGATTTTGACGAATGGTGGGCGCTGCGGCGCGAGAGCCGGTCCTTCCTGCAGCCCTGGGAGCCGACCTGGAGCGCCGACGACCTGACCGAGCGCTCCTTCCGCGCCCGCGTCAACCGGTATGAGCAGGAATATTCGGCCGGCACCGCCATCACCCTCTTCATTTTCGGCGAAAGCGACGAACTGATGGGCGGCATCACCATCGGCAACATTCGGCGCGGCGCCTCGCAATCCTGCATGATCGGATACTGGATGGGCGAGCGTTTTTCCGGCCAAGGCCACATGAAAGCCGCATTGAAGCTGACAGTCCACCACATCTTCGACCGGCTTCAGTTGCACCGCATCGAGGCAGCCTGTATCCCGGAGAACCACCGCAGCATCGGCCTGCTCGAAAGCACCGGTTTTCGCCGCGAGGGCATGCTGCGCGACTACTTGAAAATCGACGGCCGGTGGCGCGACCATGTGCTGCTGGCGCGTCTGGTCACCGACGATATTGGAAAAGACTTGATTGATGATTCCGGCCTCTATCGCGCGAACAGTCATGCGTAA
- a CDS encoding Acetyl esterase/lipase → MLSRRLLLFAAAGAITAFHGSRKPAVATEENDGLLRLWPTTPPGGGGPSGAITVNSKGAVNNIAVPTIERFRPARPNGAAMLIAAGGGYKRIEQTMEAQPAAHWLAERGVTAFVLTYRLPVEGWENGPLAPLQDAQRALRTIRALASAEGLDPARIGVFGFSAGGHLLGLAATRSAFRSYQPIDAVDEQEAQADRMVLAYPVITVEPPYDDTSTRRSLIGRHPSPHDSAEWSVQTHVRRHCPPTFLVQAADDPISNPENTAIMRQACEHAGVPVQRLLLPSGGHGFGMGKPGSPTQAWPEALEAWLRQTRFI, encoded by the coding sequence ATGTTGAGCCGTCGTCTGCTGCTTTTCGCCGCCGCTGGCGCCATCACGGCGTTCCACGGATCTCGCAAGCCTGCCGTCGCGACGGAGGAAAACGACGGTCTGCTACGCCTGTGGCCGACAACCCCGCCGGGCGGCGGCGGGCCATCCGGTGCCATCACAGTGAATTCCAAAGGCGCGGTGAACAACATCGCGGTGCCGACGATCGAACGCTTTCGACCGGCCCGGCCGAATGGAGCGGCGATGCTGATTGCGGCAGGCGGCGGCTACAAGCGCATCGAGCAGACCATGGAGGCGCAGCCGGCGGCGCACTGGCTGGCGGAGCGGGGTGTTACGGCCTTCGTCCTGACGTACCGCCTGCCGGTCGAGGGCTGGGAGAATGGCCCGCTGGCGCCACTGCAGGATGCACAGCGGGCATTGCGCACGATCCGCGCCCTCGCCTCCGCAGAGGGGCTGGATCCTGCCAGGATTGGCGTTTTCGGATTTTCCGCAGGCGGCCATCTGCTTGGCCTTGCCGCCACACGCTCGGCCTTTCGATCCTATCAGCCGATCGATGCCGTGGATGAACAGGAAGCGCAGGCGGACCGCATGGTGCTCGCCTATCCGGTCATCACAGTGGAACCGCCTTACGACGACACCTCGACGCGGCGCAGCCTGATCGGTCGCCACCCCTCGCCGCACGACAGCGCCGAATGGTCGGTGCAGACCCATGTCCGACGCCACTGCCCACCGACCTTCCTCGTGCAGGCTGCAGATGATCCCATTTCGAACCCGGAAAACACGGCCATCATGCGTCAGGCTTGCGAACATGCGGGCGTGCCGGTCCAAAGGCTGCTCCTCCCGTCCGGCGGGCACGGATTTGGCATGGGCAAGCCTGGTTCGCCGACGCAAGCCTGGCCGGAAGCGTTGGAGGCCTGGCTGCGCCAGACCCGTTTCATCTAG
- a CDS encoding PAS domain S-box-containing protein/diguanylate cyclase (GGDEF) domain-containing protein encodes MRKLPLQALFLTFLFAVFALQGAAPAFAAEPVKISREDNALDLTKTTEIYRNQGNVFQVSTAAGADGIVRRIEVRSTDNKHQGDWAVFALANVSDQQLDRVIVAPHFRLVNSHLFWPDLGSQRIISITPSEGFALDREPSSEADVFSITLNPGAVVTFVAELATPDLPQLYLWEPDAYKDTVNAFTLYRGIVLGIAGLLALILTILFVVKGTAMLPAAAALAWAVLGYICVDFGFLEKLVSLSSGDQRIWRAATEVGMAASLVLFLFSYLNLNRWHTNLVYATLAWIGGLGLLAGVAVYDPAIAAGVARLSFALTAAAGVFLILFLGIKRYDRAILLVPSWALLVAWLVAAWMTVTGRLDNDIVQPALGGGLVLIVLMIGFTVMQHAFAGGGFHNGLFSDLERQSLALTGSGDTIWDWDVARDRIMTIPDISIHLGLQPGVLHGPVRNWLPNLHPDDRDRFRATMDVLLEHRRGKLNHEFRVRAQDGHYHWLAVRARPVVGSTGEVIRCVGTLIDVTEERNSIERLLRDPLTDNLTGLPNRQLFVDRIQSLLSIASDQNPIQPTVLSIGIDGFKSVNDRLGIAAGDNILIVLTRRLRRLIKPQDTLSRISGDRFGIVLVSETETQKIADFADAILRSISTPIDFANQEIVLSASIGLASWLDQSQDGAGLLADAELAMIRAKREGGNRVEPFRPAFRTAGSDSQEIEADLRRALERKELTMVYQPIVDLASRRIAGFEALMRWEHPRRGDVSPNEFIPVAENCGLIHQVGLFALERAVADFSLWQQLGGDLPIFISVNMSSAQLINSGICDDFRSVVAKNRCQPSQVKLELTETVLMENPEQSRMILNRLKSMGFSLALDDFGTGYSGLGYLTKLPFDTIKIDRSLVTNDTQTGRTILVSLLNMINKLNMVAVAEGIDTDEVAARLNELGCTYGQSYLFGPPITADMAQRLLRERFPLVGAKA; translated from the coding sequence ATGCGTAAGCTGCCGCTTCAGGCCCTGTTTCTGACGTTTCTCTTCGCAGTTTTCGCCCTGCAGGGCGCCGCTCCCGCATTTGCCGCGGAGCCCGTCAAGATCTCACGCGAGGACAACGCGCTCGACCTGACCAAGACCACTGAAATCTATCGCAATCAGGGCAATGTCTTTCAGGTCTCCACGGCTGCCGGCGCCGACGGTATCGTTCGACGCATCGAGGTCCGCTCGACCGACAACAAGCACCAGGGCGACTGGGCCGTATTCGCGCTCGCCAACGTTTCCGACCAGCAGCTCGACCGCGTGATCGTCGCGCCGCATTTCCGTCTGGTCAATTCGCATCTCTTCTGGCCCGATCTCGGCTCGCAGCGCATCATCTCCATCACGCCATCGGAGGGCTTCGCGCTGGATCGCGAGCCGAGTTCGGAGGCGGACGTGTTCTCGATCACGCTGAACCCCGGTGCGGTCGTGACATTCGTCGCGGAACTGGCGACACCGGACCTGCCCCAGCTTTATCTCTGGGAGCCGGATGCCTACAAGGATACGGTCAACGCGTTCACGCTCTATCGCGGCATCGTGCTCGGCATTGCGGGTCTTCTTGCGCTGATCCTGACCATTCTCTTCGTCGTCAAGGGCACGGCCATGCTGCCGGCGGCTGCGGCGCTTGCCTGGGCGGTATTGGGCTATATCTGCGTCGACTTCGGCTTTCTCGAGAAGCTGGTCAGCCTCTCCTCCGGGGACCAGCGAATATGGCGAGCGGCCACCGAGGTGGGCATGGCGGCCAGTCTCGTGCTCTTTCTCTTCTCCTATCTCAATCTCAACCGCTGGCACACGAACCTCGTCTATGCGACGCTGGCCTGGATCGGCGGGCTCGGACTTCTGGCGGGTGTGGCGGTCTATGACCCGGCGATTGCGGCGGGCGTGGCGCGGCTTTCCTTTGCGCTCACGGCGGCAGCCGGCGTTTTCCTGATCCTCTTCCTCGGGATCAAGCGCTATGACCGCGCCATTCTTCTGGTTCCCTCCTGGGCGCTGCTGGTGGCCTGGCTGGTTGCGGCCTGGATGACGGTCACGGGCCGGCTGGACAATGATATCGTGCAGCCGGCGCTGGGTGGCGGCCTCGTGCTCATCGTCCTGATGATCGGCTTTACGGTGATGCAGCATGCCTTTGCCGGCGGCGGTTTCCATAACGGGCTGTTTTCCGATCTCGAGCGACAGTCGCTGGCTCTGACCGGATCCGGCGACACGATCTGGGATTGGGACGTGGCGCGTGACCGCATCATGACCATTCCGGATATCTCGATCCATCTCGGACTTCAGCCCGGCGTGCTGCACGGGCCCGTGCGCAACTGGTTGCCGAACCTCCATCCCGACGACCGAGATCGATTCCGCGCCACGATGGACGTGCTGCTCGAACATAGACGCGGCAAGCTGAACCATGAATTCCGTGTCCGCGCGCAGGATGGACATTATCACTGGCTTGCCGTCAGGGCACGACCGGTGGTGGGCTCAACGGGCGAAGTCATCCGCTGCGTCGGCACGCTGATCGACGTGACAGAGGAGCGCAATTCGATCGAACGGCTGCTGCGCGATCCGCTGACCGACAACTTGACCGGCCTGCCCAATCGGCAGCTCTTTGTCGACCGCATCCAGTCTTTGCTCTCCATTGCAAGCGACCAGAATCCCATCCAGCCTACCGTGCTTTCGATCGGCATCGACGGCTTCAAGAGCGTCAATGACAGGCTGGGAATTGCGGCAGGCGACAATATCCTGATTGTGCTGACCCGGCGCCTGCGTCGCCTGATCAAGCCGCAAGACACGCTCTCGCGGATTTCCGGAGACCGCTTCGGGATCGTTCTGGTCTCGGAGACCGAGACGCAGAAGATCGCCGATTTCGCCGATGCGATCCTGCGCAGTATCTCGACGCCGATCGATTTCGCAAACCAGGAAATCGTGCTTTCCGCCTCGATCGGCCTCGCCTCCTGGCTCGATCAGTCGCAGGATGGCGCCGGGCTTCTGGCCGATGCGGAGCTTGCCATGATCCGCGCCAAGCGCGAGGGGGGAAACCGGGTGGAACCCTTCCGCCCGGCCTTCCGGACCGCCGGCAGCGACTCGCAGGAAATTGAGGCCGACCTGCGCCGCGCGCTGGAGCGCAAGGAACTGACGATGGTCTACCAGCCGATCGTCGACCTTGCCTCGCGCCGCATCGCCGGCTTCGAGGCGCTCATGCGCTGGGAGCATCCGCGCCGCGGCGATGTCTCGCCCAATGAATTCATTCCGGTTGCCGAAAATTGCGGGCTGATCCATCAGGTCGGTCTCTTCGCGCTCGAGCGCGCGGTGGCCGATTTCAGCCTGTGGCAGCAACTGGGCGGCGACCTGCCGATCTTCATCTCGGTCAACATGTCGAGCGCGCAGCTGATCAACAGCGGCATCTGCGACGACTTCCGCTCGGTGGTGGCGAAGAACCGCTGTCAACCGAGCCAGGTGAAGCTGGAGCTGACCGAAACCGTGCTCATGGAGAATCCGGAACAGTCGCGGATGATCCTCAACAGGCTGAAGAGCATGGGCTTCTCGCTCGCGCTCGATGATTTCGGCACCGGCTATTCCGGCCTCGGCTATCTCACCAAGCTGCCCTTCGACACGATCAAGATCGATCGCTCCCTGGTGACGAACGATACGCAGACCGGACGGACGATCCTCGTGTCGCTGCTCAACATGATCAACAAGCTGAACATGGTCGCCGTGGCCGAGGGGATCGATACCGACGAGGTCGCCGCAAGGCTCAACGAACTCGGTTGCACCTACGGCCAGAGCTATCTCTTCGGCCCGCCGATCACCGCCGACATGGCGCAACGCCTGCTGCGCGAGCGCTTCCCGCTGGTGGGCGCGAAGGCATAG
- a CDS encoding putative transcriptional regulator — MMNMLGMGNRKDKGFLDGQFLIAMPSMLDPNFVRTVVYICAHSEDGAMGFVINRPQDVSFSDILVHLKIASDDSVERLPLTVSKLPVLSGGPVDNGRGFVLHSEDYHCNSSIPLSEDLCLSTTQDIIRAISAGRGPSRATMLLGYAGWRAGQIENEIAQNAWLTCPASEALIFDWDLETKYERAMALLGISPSRLSSEMGHA, encoded by the coding sequence ATGATGAATATGTTGGGAATGGGAAACAGAAAGGACAAAGGGTTCCTTGACGGTCAATTCCTGATCGCCATGCCCTCCATGCTTGACCCCAATTTTGTCCGAACGGTGGTCTATATCTGCGCGCATTCCGAAGATGGCGCGATGGGCTTTGTGATCAACCGGCCGCAGGACGTCTCCTTCTCTGACATTCTCGTACATCTGAAGATCGCGAGCGATGATTCCGTCGAGCGGCTGCCGCTGACGGTCTCCAAGCTCCCCGTCCTGAGCGGAGGGCCGGTGGATAACGGTCGCGGCTTCGTGCTGCATTCCGAGGACTACCATTGCAATTCATCGATCCCGCTGAGCGAAGACCTGTGCCTGAGCACGACGCAGGATATCATCCGCGCGATTTCCGCCGGTCGCGGTCCCAGCAGGGCGACCATGCTGCTCGGCTATGCCGGCTGGCGCGCTGGCCAGATTGAAAACGAGATCGCTCAGAACGCTTGGTTGACATGCCCGGCCAGCGAGGCCCTGATTTTCGACTGGGACCTGGAAACGAAATACGAGCGTGCGATGGCTCTGCTTGGCATTTCTCCGTCACGGCTTTCCAGCGAAATGGGCCACGCCTGA
- a CDS encoding Predicted O-linked N-acetylglucosamine transferase, SPINDLY family: protein MEACDLPSEIYEQALAAYRTGNLALALAACDRVLSHDRGDVDIILLSATILEQAGEKRKAAGLYAEAADKASDRRKDIAFRAASLFEDLGERPLAFRVLAALWPRMPDDPDILQSLCGLAREMGEYGLARDAALKLARTATDFDACLSAGIILNGLGLFEEAHATLSAAHAQRPDDRLALSEYFWSAANVCDLEASAALQSSLETAYAAEGDAADIRENAFRALMWTGDEALLARYARRTADVMLPPVAPAIGFDTNVEGKDPEIIRVGYLSCDFYDHATMSLLAGVLEAHDRDRFEIFAFCHTPLSRREDAMHERMLDTVDYYVDILAKSDAEVAETVRSLGIDVLVDLKGFTQGARLGIFCRRAAPIQVTWLGYPGSVTGAGIQFAITDHIVTPDTSIPYYQEKLLRLPGSYQCNDAARERVSRQGRRSDHGLPEDAFVFAAFNHAAKIRLPVFESWMRILSAVESSVLWLYPMGALAQANLRAAAAKRGIAPERLVFADLEPMADHLRRLPQADLALDTGPCNGHTTTSDALWAGVPVLSFKGTSFAGRVTESLLNAVGLRDLVADDLAGFEAMAIGLARDPARLSEVRERLIAARDEAPLFDTEELTRQVEAFYQSVVTASRLGV from the coding sequence ATGGAGGCGTGCGACTTGCCGTCTGAGATCTATGAACAGGCGCTCGCGGCATACCGCACGGGCAATCTCGCGCTGGCGCTGGCCGCCTGCGACCGCGTGCTTTCGCACGACCGTGGTGATGTCGATATCATTCTCCTGTCCGCGACGATCCTCGAACAGGCCGGTGAGAAAAGAAAGGCAGCGGGGCTTTATGCCGAAGCGGCCGACAAGGCTTCCGACCGCAGGAAAGACATTGCCTTCCGTGCCGCCAGCCTCTTCGAAGATTTGGGCGAACGGCCGCTCGCGTTTCGGGTCCTCGCGGCTCTCTGGCCCCGCATGCCGGACGACCCGGATATTCTCCAGAGCCTCTGCGGGCTTGCGCGTGAAATGGGTGAATATGGTCTGGCGCGCGATGCTGCGCTGAAACTGGCAAGGACGGCAACAGACTTCGACGCCTGCCTGTCCGCGGGCATCATCCTGAATGGTCTCGGCCTCTTCGAGGAGGCCCATGCAACGCTTTCTGCAGCGCATGCCCAGCGTCCTGACGACCGTCTGGCATTGTCGGAATATTTCTGGTCCGCAGCCAATGTCTGCGACCTCGAAGCCTCTGCGGCACTCCAGAGCAGCCTTGAAACCGCCTACGCGGCAGAGGGCGATGCGGCCGATATTCGCGAAAACGCCTTCCGCGCCCTGATGTGGACCGGCGACGAGGCGCTCCTGGCACGCTATGCGCGGCGCACAGCCGATGTCATGCTGCCGCCCGTTGCGCCGGCCATTGGTTTCGACACCAATGTCGAGGGCAAGGACCCGGAGATCATTCGCGTCGGCTATCTCTCCTGTGATTTCTACGATCATGCCACCATGTCGCTGCTGGCGGGTGTTCTGGAGGCACATGATCGAGACCGCTTCGAAATCTTCGCCTTCTGCCACACGCCCCTTTCACGGCGCGAGGACGCGATGCACGAGCGCATGCTCGACACGGTGGACTACTATGTGGACATCCTCGCAAAATCGGATGCCGAAGTCGCCGAGACGGTTCGCAGTCTCGGTATCGATGTTCTCGTTGACCTCAAGGGTTTCACCCAGGGCGCACGCCTCGGGATCTTCTGCCGCCGCGCGGCGCCCATCCAGGTGACCTGGCTTGGCTATCCGGGTTCCGTCACGGGGGCGGGGATCCAGTTCGCCATTACCGATCATATCGTGACGCCGGACACCAGCATTCCCTACTATCAGGAGAAGCTGCTGCGGCTTCCCGGCTCCTATCAGTGCAACGACGCGGCCCGCGAGCGGGTGAGCCGCCAGGGCCGCCGAAGCGACCACGGCCTTCCGGAAGACGCCTTCGTCTTCGCCGCGTTCAACCACGCGGCCAAGATCCGTCTCCCGGTCTTCGAAAGCTGGATGCGTATCCTGTCTGCGGTCGAAAGCTCGGTGCTTTGGCTCTACCCGATGGGCGCGCTGGCGCAGGCGAACTTGCGCGCGGCTGCCGCGAAACGCGGCATCGCGCCGGAACGGCTGGTCTTCGCCGATCTCGAGCCGATGGCTGATCATCTGCGCCGTCTGCCGCAGGCCGATCTCGCACTCGACACCGGCCCCTGCAACGGCCACACGACGACCTCCGATGCCCTTTGGGCGGGCGTTCCGGTTCTCAGCTTCAAGGGAACCAGCTTTGCGGGCCGCGTCACGGAAAGTCTTCTGAACGCGGTTGGCTTACGTGATCTGGTCGCGGATGATCTCGCCGGTTTCGAGGCCATGGCCATCGGCCTTGCTCGCGATCCGGCGCGGCTGTCCGAGGTGCGGGAGCGCCTGATCGCCGCCCGCGACGAGGCTCCGCTTTTCGATACGGAAGAGCTGACGCGGCAGGTGGAAGCATTCTACCAGAGCGTGGTGACGGCCTCGCGGCTGGGAGTTTGA
- a CDS encoding Thiol-disulfide interchange protein, contains DsbC and DsbD domains codes for MTKRFINLANRFICLAALLAPLPALAASSDWIGTKGGKLRLVVLPPDAQGGIRGFVEIAPEDGWHTYWKVPGSGGIPPQVTLKDGGNVRLERLDFPAPRIFDDGNLRDYGYDSRVMLPVTLKQEKPGAPSTIDASIFVGLCSDICVPFQADVSVKVAPDDKPKPAETALVNAADALLPEAPGKDFSVDEARATEDGQGVLLTLRVPAGAVSAAPDLVVVGPDGQPFGRPKQISSEPGTFVAEVQPLGGAAGAVAGKSLDVLALTGTRAMETNVTVK; via the coding sequence ATGACAAAGCGATTCATCAACCTCGCAAACAGATTCATCTGCCTGGCAGCCTTGCTGGCTCCCCTTCCCGCGCTCGCAGCCAGCTCCGACTGGATCGGGACGAAGGGGGGCAAGCTGAGGCTGGTCGTGCTGCCGCCGGATGCGCAAGGCGGCATTCGCGGCTTTGTCGAGATTGCACCGGAAGACGGCTGGCATACGTATTGGAAGGTTCCGGGCAGCGGCGGCATCCCGCCCCAGGTGACGCTGAAGGACGGTGGCAATGTGCGGCTGGAGAGACTGGATTTCCCTGCGCCGCGCATTTTCGACGACGGAAACCTCCGCGACTACGGCTACGATTCCCGCGTGATGCTGCCCGTGACGCTGAAACAGGAAAAGCCGGGCGCGCCGTCGACCATCGATGCGTCGATCTTCGTCGGTCTCTGCTCAGATATCTGCGTCCCCTTTCAGGCGGACGTGTCGGTCAAGGTCGCGCCCGATGACAAGCCCAAGCCGGCGGAGACCGCCCTGGTCAATGCTGCCGACGCGCTGCTGCCGGAAGCGCCGGGCAAGGATTTCTCGGTCGACGAGGCCCGCGCGACGGAGGACGGACAAGGGGTGCTGCTGACGCTTCGCGTGCCTGCCGGTGCGGTTTCCGCAGCACCAGATCTTGTCGTCGTCGGCCCGGATGGACAGCCGTTCGGAAGGCCGAAGCAGATATCCTCGGAACCGGGGACATTCGTCGCCGAAGTCCAACCTCTGGGCGGCGCGGCAGGAGCCGTGGCCGGCAAGTCGCTCGATGTACTTGCCCTCACCGGGACCCGCGCGATGGAAACGAATGTCACGGTGAAATAG